TCAGGCTGTCATATTCGTATTCGAAGAACGGCATGATGGAGATATCGAGTTCGCGCATGCCGCGACGGCATGCCCAGTGAATGCGGGCTTTGTTATTAATGTCCATGTCTGGTTCCTGCATAACGTTGAGTTCAGGCAGTGTTCCGTTCGTACCGGCGGCGAAAGGCGCTCTACCGGGATGAAACGGCCTCTAGTGTAACGTGTTTTTTGCTGTTTCATTACTGGAATATTACGTTCCTGGAGCAGGCTTCCATAAAAAACCACAATAAATAAGCGTGTTCATCTGTTTTGCGTGGCGTTACGCAGAATAGCCTGAGGGCACGAATAGCCTGTTGAAACCGCTTGCAATGGCGACAGTCTCTTTTACCATTAGGCATTATCAAAGCGTTAAGCAATTCAGGACATCAATATGGCATTTACACCGTTTTCTCCGCGCCAGCCTGTCGCCTCTGCGCGTCTGCCGCTGACGCTTATGACCCTTGATGACTGGGCGCTGGCGACCCTCGTCGGCGCAGACAGCGAAAAGTACCTGCAAGGCCAGGTGACCGCTGATGTCAGTCAGCTGACCGAACACCAGCACCTGCTGGCGGCGCACTGCGATCCGAAAGGCAAGATGTGGAGCAACCTGCGTCTGTTCCGCCGTCAGGACGGTTTCGCCCTTATCGAACGCCGCAGCCTGCGCGACGCACAGCTCGCCGAACTGAAAAAGTATGCGGTGTTCTCCAAAGTCACCATTGCCCCCGATGACGAACTGGTGCTGCTGGGTGTGGCGGGCTTCCAGGCGCGCGCTGCGCTGAAAAATCTGTTCAGCGAACTGCCTGATGCAGAAAAACAGGTGACCACCGACGGGGTCACCTCCCTGCTGTGGTTTGAACATCCGGCAGAGCGCTTCTTGTTGGTGACCGATGTCGCCACCGCCGAGCGCGTGACCCAGGCCCTGCGTGGCGAAGCGCAGTTGAATAACAGTCAGCAGTGGCTGTCGCTGAACATTGAAGCGGGCATCCCGGTGATCGACGCCGCCAACAGCGGGCAGTTTATTCCCCAGGCGACCAACCTGCAGGCGCTTGGCGGTATCAGCTTTAAAAAAGGCTGCTACACCGGCCAGGAGATGGTGGCACGCGCGAAGTTCCGCGGCGCCAACAAACGCGCCCTGTGGTATCTGGCGGGTAAAGCCAGCCGCGTACCGGAAGCCGGTGAAGATCTGGAACTGAAAATGGGTGAAAACTGGCGTCGTACCGGCACCGTGCTGGCTGCCGTTCAGCTCGACGATGGTCGCCTGCTGGTTCAGGCCGTGATGAATAACGATATGGAGCCCGACAGCGTGTTCCGCGTGCGCGAGGATGTGAACACTCTGAGCATCGAGCCTTTGCCGTATTCGCTGGAAGAGTAATGCTGTTAGTGCCGGGTAGAGGCTTCGCCTTACCCGGCCTACGGGTTTTGTAGGCCCGTGCAAGCGAAGCGCCGCCGGGCAAAGCGGAATCAAACCTGCCCGACGTACAAATAGATCGCCAGGAAATGGCACACGCTGCCGCCCAGCACAAACCCGTGCCAGATCGCGTGGTTATAGGGGATGCGCTTACAGACGTAAAAAATGACCCCCAGCGAATAGACCACGCCACCCACCGCCAGCAGCGTCACGCCGCCCGCCGCCAGTTTTACTGCCAGCTGATAAACCACTATCAGCGACAGCCAGCCCATCGTCAGGTAAGTCACCAGCGACAGCACCTTAAAGCGGTGCGCGATAGTGAGTTTAAACAGGATCCCCAGCAGGGCCAGGCTCCAGATAACAATCATTAATCCACGCGCCAGCGGCGAATCCAGCCCGACCAGCAAAAATGGCGTATAGGTTCCGGCAATCAGCAGATAGATGGCGCAGTGGTCGAATTTTTTCAGCCAGATCTTGGCCCGCTGATGGGGAATGGCATGGTAAAGGGTGGACGCCAGGAACAGCAGGATCATACTCCCGCCATACAGGCTGTAACTGGTGATCGCCAGCGCGCTGGCATTGGTATCGACGGCCTGAACCAGCAGCAACACCAGCCCGACAATGCCAAACACCAGGCCGACTCCGTGACTAATACTGTTGGCTATTTCCTCAGCCAGCGAATATCCCTGTGTGGTTAATGGTTTGCTAACCATAGATAACTCCGGGAAAACAAAAGTGAATAGTGCATCGCTGACTATGCTAACTGAGAATGATTCCAGTGAACACCTGTTAGCTAAAATAAATATCGTCTAAAACTTTATTTATTACAATCATAGGCTTGAGTGATTATTTCAGCTAACGTGTGTTCACATAAAACCTCAAAGACATTTAAAATCAATAACATAAAACTGTTGCTGGTCAGGGTAAATTTCTGTAATCACCCCCTTCAGTTCGTCCAGGGTCATGTTCTCCTGCTGAGCATGATTTTCCGTTAATGTATCAAGGGTTACCGTCGAGGTTGCTGTGACTTCGATGGTGCAAAAATAGCCGTCATCCTCATAGCGACCTACCCGCAGCACGTCGCCCGCGCTGAAATGTGATTCGCTTTCATCGCGAATGGTGATGGTTTTACGTCCGGCCAGAATGTCATCCTGAAAACGCTGAAAAAAAGTAATGTCGTTTGGCTGCATGTTATTATTTCCTGAAGATGAAGTCTGATGAGTGAGTTTAGCCACTGTGAGCATGTTCTCCCATTCCGCCATTGCCAGTCTCAATAATCTGGAGATGATGGTCTACAACACCGTCATCAAAAACCGCGATCGGGTGATGTACATGACCATACGCGAACTGGCGGATGCGGCGGGGGTGTCCACCACCACCGTGCTGCGCTTTTGCCGCAAGCTGAACTGCGATGGCTACTCTGAATTCCGCGTGCGGTTTAAATTATATCTTGAGCAGAACGAACCGCAGCAGGCTAATTTTGGCGCCAGCGAGATTATCAGTTTTTTCAAGAGCGTAAATAACGACGAATTTGACGCGCTATTAAATGAAGCGGTGGAAATTATATTATCCTCCGAGCGTATTATCTTTGTCGGGGCAGGTACGTCCGGCTCGCTGGCGAAATATGGCGCGCGTTTCTTTTCCAATATTGGAAAATTCAGCAACCATATCGACGATCCTTATTTCCCGGTCACTAATGATATGGCGAAAAACGCGCTGGCTATTGTGCTCTCGGTCTCGGGCGAAACCGAAGAGATCCTGCGCTTCGCCAGCCAGTTCAGTCTGCATCACTGCAAGGTGCTCTCTATCACCAGCCACGAGCACTCGCGTCTGGCTAAATTAGCGGATTTCAATCTCTCCTGGCACGTGCCGCAAACGCGTATTGGCGGCGTGTACGATATTACCACCCAAATTCCGGTCGTTTATATTCTCGAATCGCTGGGACGTAAACTGGCGAAGAAATTAACAGAATAAAACACCCTGTTTTTTCGGTGTGACAAATTACAATTCCGGCGAATTGTTATATCGTGACTTTTTATTTCCCTTTGTTAGACTCAAAAACAATAGCAATAAATGAGATTAGCAAAGATGAAAAAACTCACCTTACCAAAAGATTTTTTATGGGGCGGCGCGGTTGCGGCGCATCAGGTTGAAGGCGGCTGGAACAAAGGCGGCAAAGGCCCGAGCATTTGCGACGTGCTGACCGGCGGCGCGCACGGCGTACCGCGTGAAATCACCCAGGAAGTGGTTGAGGGTAAATACTACCCGAATCACGAAGCCATCGACTTCCACGGTCACTATAAAGAAGACATCAAGCTGTTTGCCGAGATGGGCTTCAAGTGCTTCCGCACCTCCATCGCATGGACCCGCATCTTCCCGAAAGGTGATGAAACCCAGCCTAACGAAGAGGGGCTGAAGTTCTACGACGACATGTTCGATGAGCTGCTGAAGTACAACATCGAGCCGGTGATCACCCTCTCCCACTTCGAAATGCCGCTGCATCTGGTGCAGGAGTACGGCGGCTGGACCAACCGTAAGGTGGTGGATTTCTTCGTTAACTTCGCCGAAGTGGTGTTTGAGCGCTACAAGAGCAAGGTCAAGTACTGGATGACCTTCAACGAAATCAACAACCAGCGTAACTGGCGCGTGCCGCTGTTCGGCTACTGCTGCTCCGGCGTGGTCTATACCGAGCATCAAAACCCGGAAGAGACCATGTATCAGGTGCTGCATCACCAGTTCGTGGCCAGCGCCCTGGCGGTGAAAGCGGCTCGCCGCATCAACCCGGAGATGAAAGTCGGCTGTATGCTGGCGATGGTGGCGCTCTATCCGTTCTCCTGCAAACCAGAAGACGTGATGTTTGCTCAGGAATCAATGCGCGAGCGTTATGTCTTTACCGACGTGCAGCTGCGCGGTTACTACCCGTCCTACGTGCTGAACGAGTGGGAACGTCGCGGCTTCACCATCAATATGGAAGCGGGCGACGAGCAGATCCTGCGTGAAGGCACCTGTGATTATCTCGGCTTCAGCTATTACATGACTAACGCGGTGAAAGCCGAAGGCGGCACCGGGGATGCGATCTCCGGCTTCGAAGGCAGCGTGCCGAACCCGCACGTTAAAGCATCTGACTGGGGCTGGCAGATTGACCCGGTGGGCCTGCGTTACGCCCTGTGTGAACTGTATGAGCGCTATCAGAAGCCGCTGTTTATCGTGGAAAACGGTTTTGGTGCCTACGATAAAGTGGAAGAAGACGGCAGCATCAACGATGACTACCGTATCGACTACCTGCGCGCGCACGTGGAAGAGATGATAAAAGCGGTCACTTACGACGGCGTGGATCTGATGGGCTACACCCCGTGGGGCTGCATCGACTGCGTATCCTTCACCACCGGCCAGTACAGCAAACGCTACGGCTTTATCTATGTGAACAAGCACGACGACGGCACCGGCGACATGTCCCGTTCACGCAAGAAGAGCTTTAACTGGTACAAAGAAGTGATCGCCAGCAACGGCGAGACGCTTTAAGGTTTTGCCCGGTGGCGCTGCGCTTACCGGGCCTACGATTCAGGTAGGCCGGGTAAGGCGAAGCCGCCACCCGGCATTTATTTCCCGCCCGCTAACTCAATAAAACTCCCCGTCACGTACGAGGCTTTCTCGCTCAGCAGCCAGACAATCGCCTGCGCCACCTCTTCCGGCTGACCGCCGCGCTGCATCGGCAGCATCGACTTCACCCGATCCACGCGCCCGGGTTCACCGCCGGAGGCATGAATTTCGGTATAAATCAGCCCCGGACGTACGCAGTTCACGCGGATACCCTGCGCCGCCACTTCCAGCGACAGCCCGGTCGTGAGGGAGTCCACGGCCCCTTTCGATGCCGCATAATCCACATATTCCCCCGGCGCGCCGAGTCGCGAGGCCGCAGACGACACATTGACGATCGCCCCGCCTTTCCCGCCGTGCTTGAGCGCCATGCGTTTCACCGCTTCACGACAGCAGAGGAAATACCCGGTCACGTTGGTGGCCAGCACGCGGTTAATCCGCTCGGCGGAGAGATTTTCGATG
This DNA window, taken from Leclercia adecarboxylata, encodes the following:
- the yqfB gene encoding N(4)-acetylcytidine aminohydrolase, with translation MQPNDITFFQRFQDDILAGRKTITIRDESESHFSAGDVLRVGRYEDDGYFCTIEVTATSTVTLDTLTENHAQQENMTLDELKGVITEIYPDQQQFYVIDFKCL
- a CDS encoding SDR family oxidoreductase, which produces MAIALVTGASRGIGKATALQLAREGYTVAVNYHHNIKAATDVINQIVEEGGKAFALRADISDEAQVMAMFESLDREGEPLTALVNNAGILFEQSTIENLSAERINRVLATNVTGYFLCCREAVKRMALKHGGKGGAIVNVSSAASRLGAPGEYVDYAASKGAVDSLTTGLSLEVAAQGIRVNCVRPGLIYTEIHASGGEPGRVDRVKSMLPMQRGGQPEEVAQAIVWLLSEKASYVTGSFIELAGGK
- the ygfZ gene encoding tRNA-modifying protein YgfZ; translation: MAFTPFSPRQPVASARLPLTLMTLDDWALATLVGADSEKYLQGQVTADVSQLTEHQHLLAAHCDPKGKMWSNLRLFRRQDGFALIERRSLRDAQLAELKKYAVFSKVTIAPDDELVLLGVAGFQARAALKNLFSELPDAEKQVTTDGVTSLLWFEHPAERFLLVTDVATAERVTQALRGEAQLNNSQQWLSLNIEAGIPVIDAANSGQFIPQATNLQALGGISFKKGCYTGQEMVARAKFRGANKRALWYLAGKASRVPEAGEDLELKMGENWRRTGTVLAAVQLDDGRLLVQAVMNNDMEPDSVFRVREDVNTLSIEPLPYSLEE
- a CDS encoding MurR/RpiR family transcriptional regulator; translated protein: MFSHSAIASLNNLEMMVYNTVIKNRDRVMYMTIRELADAAGVSTTTVLRFCRKLNCDGYSEFRVRFKLYLEQNEPQQANFGASEIISFFKSVNNDEFDALLNEAVEIILSSERIIFVGAGTSGSLAKYGARFFSNIGKFSNHIDDPYFPVTNDMAKNALAIVLSVSGETEEILRFASQFSLHHCKVLSITSHEHSRLAKLADFNLSWHVPQTRIGGVYDITTQIPVVYILESLGRKLAKKLTE
- the bglA gene encoding 6-phospho-beta-glucosidase BglA, producing the protein MKKLTLPKDFLWGGAVAAHQVEGGWNKGGKGPSICDVLTGGAHGVPREITQEVVEGKYYPNHEAIDFHGHYKEDIKLFAEMGFKCFRTSIAWTRIFPKGDETQPNEEGLKFYDDMFDELLKYNIEPVITLSHFEMPLHLVQEYGGWTNRKVVDFFVNFAEVVFERYKSKVKYWMTFNEINNQRNWRVPLFGYCCSGVVYTEHQNPEETMYQVLHHQFVASALAVKAARRINPEMKVGCMLAMVALYPFSCKPEDVMFAQESMRERYVFTDVQLRGYYPSYVLNEWERRGFTINMEAGDEQILREGTCDYLGFSYYMTNAVKAEGGTGDAISGFEGSVPNPHVKASDWGWQIDPVGLRYALCELYERYQKPLFIVENGFGAYDKVEEDGSINDDYRIDYLRAHVEEMIKAVTYDGVDLMGYTPWGCIDCVSFTTGQYSKRYGFIYVNKHDDGTGDMSRSRKKSFNWYKEVIASNGETL
- the trhA gene encoding PAQR family membrane homeostasis protein TrhA translates to MVSKPLTTQGYSLAEEIANSISHGVGLVFGIVGLVLLLVQAVDTNASALAITSYSLYGGSMILLFLASTLYHAIPHQRAKIWLKKFDHCAIYLLIAGTYTPFLLVGLDSPLARGLMIVIWSLALLGILFKLTIAHRFKVLSLVTYLTMGWLSLIVVYQLAVKLAAGGVTLLAVGGVVYSLGVIFYVCKRIPYNHAIWHGFVLGGSVCHFLAIYLYVGQV